The region GTGATGACGATTGTGTCCATGAATCTGCTGCTGGTGAAATTTCGCCAGCAGTTCGGCCTGCGCCTGTTTACGGAAGCATTTTTGATCCTGTATGCGCTGGTCACCTTTGCCCATTTGTATGCGAACACCCTGTCGTCGGCGATCGCCGTGCGCGCCGCGCATGGCATGGTGGGCGGCGCGCTGGGCGTGCTGGGCCTGTATTACACCTTGCAGGCTTTTCCCGCCAAACACCGGCTCAAAGGCGTGGTGCTGGGCCTCGGTTTTGCCCAGCTGGCGCTGCCGCTGGCGCGCATCTTTACCTCCGAACTGCTGGAACTGGGCGAGTGGCACGGCCTGTATCTGTTCGAGCTGGGCCTGTGCCTGCTGGCGCTGGGCTGCGTGCTGGCCCTGAAACTGCCGCCGGGCGACCGCATGCAGACCTTCGAGCCGCTCGACTTCCTCACCTTTATTTTATTTGCACCGGGCGTGGCGCTGCTGTGCGCGGTGCTGGCGCAGGGCCGTACGGCATGGTGGATGGAGTCCGAATGGGTGGGTGTGTGCCTGGCCGCGTCCATCGTGCTGATCACGGCGGCGCTGGCGATCGAGCATAACCGCACGCGCCCGCTGCTCAATACGCGCTGGCTATCGACCGGCAAGATCGCCAAGCTGTTTTTATCCGTGCTGCTGTTTCGCATCGTGCTGTCCGAGTCGACCGGCGCGGTGGGCTTTTTGCAGGCGCTGGGCCTCAATACCGACCAGATGCAGAACCTGTTCGTGGTGGTGTTGCTGGGCAGCGTGGCCGGTTTGCTGGTCAGCGCCATCACCATCAACCCGGCCACCATCCACCGCTCGCTGATGTTCGCGCTGCTGCTGATCGCGGCCGGCGCGCTGATCGACGCGCATGCCACCAGCCAGACGCGCCCGGTCAACATGTACGTGAGCCAGTTCCTGCTGGCGTTTGGCGGCACTTATTTTCTCGGCCCCACCATGGTAGCCGGCATGGGCGCCGTGATCGCCGAGCCGCGCAACCTGGTCAGCTTTTCGGTGATGTTTACCATGACGCAGAATATCGGTGGCCTGCTGGGGTCGGCCATCGTCGGCACCATCCAGACGGCGCGCGAAAAATACCATTCCAGCTACCTGGTCGAGCACCTGACCATGCTCGACCCCAACGTGGCCGCGCGCGTGCAGTCGGGCGCCAACGC is a window of Janthinobacterium sp. J1-1 DNA encoding:
- a CDS encoding MFS transporter → MNRTSKHDHDSRMDKYTPRTWNPGERPNLPGSPSTPEHSTPKRVAYFIVGLIVALTGGLGNGLVTANILNLQGSLGAYAYQMQWLPAAYVMTIVSMNLLLVKFRQQFGLRLFTEAFLILYALVTFAHLYANTLSSAIAVRAAHGMVGGALGVLGLYYTLQAFPAKHRLKGVVLGLGFAQLALPLARIFTSELLELGEWHGLYLFELGLCLLALGCVLALKLPPGDRMQTFEPLDFLTFILFAPGVALLCAVLAQGRTAWWMESEWVGVCLAASIVLITAALAIEHNRTRPLLNTRWLSTGKIAKLFLSVLLFRIVLSESTGAVGFLQALGLNTDQMQNLFVVVLLGSVAGLLVSAITINPATIHRSLMFALLLIAAGALIDAHATSQTRPVNMYVSQFLLAFGGTYFLGPTMVAGMGAVIAEPRNLVSFSVMFTMTQNIGGLLGSAIVGTIQTAREKYHSSYLVEHLTMLDPNVAARVQSGANAYGSVLTDPVLRSAAGVARLGAAATREANVLAYNDVFLMIAVVAIVTLLWMLISQCWTTITSGARRLVGPVRDAQTAMSIVPITNSEPSNDRK